Proteins from one Candidatus Sulfotelmatobacter sp. genomic window:
- a CDS encoding cysteate synthase, whose product MTTGRDYQLRCCACAAAIEDDGVVLDCPHAHGPALLRTVYQRAFAVDDVPSLLRYGRWLPRGRALATFARSTVYQSTGLAAHLGLANLWIAFSGWWPQRGATLETTTFKELEAYAVLGRLARDEQRTLVISSAGNTAAAFARAATELDAPVLIVIPGDAWERLAALVRIGPSVRVVAVDGGQYEDAIALARGLAEEDGYVLEGGVRNVGRRDGMGTAMLEAVEAMGTLPDAYFQGVGSGAGALAAHEAALRLIADGRFGTRLPRLMLSQNAPFTPIHDAWVGRSATLDERSPLVAREQVRRIAASVLSNVAPPYATIGGVRDALAESGGTTYAIANAEVRAAMRMFEDLEGMDVEPAAGVTLASLVRAVRAGEIGPRERILVHVTGGGARRREPVRVEQRPTYVVARDTQGAFPALTELLSA is encoded by the coding sequence GTGACGACCGGGAGGGACTATCAGCTCCGGTGCTGCGCCTGCGCGGCCGCGATCGAGGACGACGGCGTCGTGCTCGACTGCCCGCACGCGCACGGGCCCGCCCTCCTGCGGACCGTCTACCAGCGCGCGTTCGCGGTCGACGACGTCCCCTCGCTCCTGCGCTACGGCCGCTGGCTGCCGCGCGGGCGCGCCCTGGCGACGTTCGCCCGCAGCACGGTCTATCAGAGCACCGGCTTGGCCGCCCACCTCGGGCTCGCGAACCTGTGGATCGCCTTCAGCGGCTGGTGGCCGCAGCGCGGCGCGACCCTCGAGACGACGACCTTCAAGGAGCTCGAGGCCTACGCGGTCCTCGGCCGGCTGGCGCGCGACGAGCAGCGCACGCTGGTCATCTCCTCTGCCGGCAACACCGCGGCCGCCTTCGCCCGGGCGGCGACCGAGCTGGACGCCCCGGTCCTGATCGTCATCCCCGGCGACGCCTGGGAACGGCTGGCGGCGCTGGTCCGGATCGGACCGAGCGTGCGGGTCGTCGCGGTCGACGGCGGCCAGTACGAGGACGCCATCGCGCTGGCGCGCGGCCTGGCCGAGGAGGACGGCTACGTCCTCGAGGGCGGGGTGCGCAACGTCGGCCGCCGCGACGGAATGGGCACCGCGATGCTCGAGGCCGTCGAAGCGATGGGCACGCTCCCGGACGCCTACTTCCAGGGCGTCGGCAGCGGAGCGGGCGCGCTGGCCGCCCACGAGGCCGCCCTCCGACTGATCGCCGACGGCCGTTTCGGGACCCGGCTGCCGCGCCTGATGCTCAGCCAGAACGCACCCTTCACCCCGATTCACGACGCCTGGGTCGGCCGCAGCGCGACGCTCGACGAGCGCAGCCCGCTGGTCGCCCGCGAGCAAGTGCGCCGCATCGCCGCCTCGGTGCTCTCCAACGTCGCCCCGCCGTACGCGACGATCGGCGGCGTGCGCGACGCGCTGGCCGAGAGCGGCGGCACGACCTACGCCATCGCCAACGCGGAAGTGCGCGCGGCGATGCGGATGTTCGAAGACCTCGAAGGGATGGACGTCGAACCGGCCGCCGGCGTGACCCTCGCCTCGCTGGTGCGCGCGGTGCGCGCCGGCGAGATCGGTCCCCGCGAGCGCATTCTCGTGCACGTCACCGGCGGCGGCGCGCGCCGGCGCGAACCGGTGCGGGTCGAACAGCGCCCGACCTACGTCGTTGCACGCGACACGCAGGGCGCCTTCCCGGCGCTGACCGAGCTGCTCTCCGCTTAA